Proteins found in one Populus alba chromosome 14, ASM523922v2, whole genome shotgun sequence genomic segment:
- the LOC118041590 gene encoding WRKY transcription factor 22, translating to MEDIDWDLHAVVRGCTSSTSTTSTTTTTTTTINSNSTASGYRSDCYPQYSCFSGFGSEQVGHLFSHPDPFETRNAIGELHELYKPFFPKSQQPIYSPQACTPLSSFSSFTSFTKEQPQQQQKQSQPKQFHTGSVTSSANSHTPRSKRRKNQLKKVCQVPAAALSSDVWAWRKYGQKPIKGSPYPRGYYRCSSSKGCLARKQVERNRSDPGMFIVTYTAEHNHPAPTHRNSLAGSTRQKTSTPQTGKANDPSKPSSPAKPTCSSPATSLEDELLAQSTSNTELSREDKDITEDDDEDEIGGFSDIAVSDDFFAGLEEFVGPATGDYFPDHFPASFGQPWLANNAATAAESI from the exons ATGGAGGATATTGATTGGGATCTTCATGCTGTGGTCCGAGGCTGCacctcctccacctccaccacttctacaaccaccaccaccaccaccaccatcaacaGCAACAGCACTGCTAGTGGCTATAGATCAGATTGTTATCCTCAATATTCTTGCTTTTCTGGTTTTGGAAGTGAGCAAGTTGGCCATCTTTTCTCTCATCCAGATCCCTTCGAAACAAGAAATGCTATTGGAGAATTGCATGAGCTTTACAAGCCATTCTTTCCCAAATCTCAGCAGCCCATTTATTCTCCACAAGCCTGCACAcccctctcttctttttcttcttttaccaGTTTTACCAAGGAACAGCcacagcaacaacaaaaacagtCACAGCCTAAGCAGTTTCATACTGGTTCTGTGACAAGTAGTGCAAATTCTCACACACCTCGATCCAAAAGAAG AAAGAACCAGTTAAAGAAAGTATGCCAAGTACCAGCTGCGGCTCTCTCTTCAGATGTGTGGGCATGGCGAAAATATGGGCAGAAGCCTATCAAAGGCTCTCCTTATCCAAG GGGCTATTACAGATGCAGCAGCTCAAAAGGGTGTTTGGCCCGGAAACAAGTGGAAAGAAACAGATCCGACCCGGGAATGTTCATAGTGACCTACACAGCTGAGCACAACCACCCTGCTCCTACTCACAGAAACTCTCTAGCAGGCAGCACCCGTCAGAAGACCTCAACACCTCAAACTGGCAAAGCTAATGATCCTAGCAAACCATCATCACCAGCCAAACCCACTTGCTCATCTCCAGCAACTTCTCTGGAAGATGAGCTATTAGCTCAAAGTACTTCAAACACGGAATTAAGCAGAGAAGATAAAGATATAACggaggatgatgatgaagatgagatTGGTGGGTTCTCAGATATAGCTGTTAGTGACGATTTCTTTGCGGGTTTAGAGGAGTTTGTTGGTCCTGCCACCGGAGATTACTTCCCTGATCATTTTCCAGCAAGTTTTGGTCAGCCCTGGCTTGCGAACAATGCTGCCACGGCAGCCGAAAGTATTTGA